In one Lolium rigidum isolate FL_2022 chromosome 3, APGP_CSIRO_Lrig_0.1, whole genome shotgun sequence genomic region, the following are encoded:
- the LOC124695989 gene encoding solute carrier family 25 member 44-like: MSYSVAGMEEERCAAAAAHEIRRLPAEVNWEMLDKSRFFVLGAALFSGVSAALYPAVVVKTHLQVAPPPQAAAATVRAILSRDGLRGFYRGFGASLAGTVPARALYMAALEATKSSVGPAAVRLGVSEPAASAIASAAAGVSAAVAAQVVWTPVDVVSQRLMVQTSSCSRYAGGADAFRKILAADGVRGLYRGFGLSIITYAPSNAVWWASYAMAQRLAWRVVGTDRSESYPALMAVQGASAALAGGAAALVTMPLDTVKTRLQVMETDGMAPRPTLGSTMRGLLKEGGWAACYRGLGPRWGSMSLSAATMVTTYEVLKRLSAKEGSFG; this comes from the coding sequence ATGAGCTACAGCGTGGCGGGCATGGAGGAGGAGCGGTGCGCGGCGGCAGCCGCCCACGAGATCCGCCGCCTCCCCGCCGAGGTGAACTGGGAGATGCTCGACAAGTCCCGCTTCTTCGTCCTCGGCGCCGCGCTCTTCTCCGGCGTCTCCGCggcgctctacccggccgtcgtcGTCAAGACGCACCTGCAGGTGGCCCCGCccccgcaggccgccgccgccacggtccGCGCCATCCTCTCCCGCGACGGCCTCCGCGGCTTCTACCGCGGCTTCGGCGCCTCCCTCGCCGGCACCGTCCCGGCCCGCGCGCTCTACATGGCGGCGCTCGAGGCCACCAAGAGCTCCGTCGGGCCCGCCGCCGTCCGGCTCGGCGTCTCCGAACCCGCCGCGTCTGCAATCGCCTCGGCCGCCGCGGGagtctccgccgccgtcgccgcgcaggTCGTCTGGACCCCCGTCGACGTCGTCAGCCAGCGCCTCATGGTCCAAACCTCCTCCTGCTCCCGCTAcgccggcggcgccgacgccTTCCGGAAGATCCTCGCCGCGGACGGCGTCCGCGGGCTCTACCGCGGGTTCGGCCTCTCCATCATCACCTACGCGCCCTCCAACGCCGTGTGGTGGGCGTCAtacgccatggcgcagcgcctcgCGTGGCGCGTCGTGGGGACCGACCGCTCCGAGAGCTACCCGGCGCTCATGGCCGTGCAGGGCGCCAGCGCCGCCCtcgcgggcggcgccgccgcgctcgtcACCATGCCGCTCGACACCGTCAAGACGCGCCTCCAGGTCATGGAGACCGACGGGATGGCGCCGCGGCCCACGCTCGGGAGCACCATGCGCGGCCTGCTCAAGGAAGGCGGATGGGCTGCGTGCTACCGCGGGCTGGGGCCGAGGTGGGGATCCATGTCGCTCTCCGCCGCCACCATGGTCACCACCTACGAGGTCCTCAAGCGCCTCTCCGCCAAGGAGGGCTCCTTCGGCTAG